In Halichondria panicea chromosome 5, odHalPani1.1, whole genome shotgun sequence, the genomic stretch CAAAAAGGACGAAGACCGAATACATTTTCCCCAACAAGGCTATACTCGTATTGTTGGTTTGACAAAACGTGTAACTGATTAAAGAAGGCTGTGAACTTCTTACTATTAATTGTTACTTCTCCCACTCATATTGCCAGTAAGACTAGCACCTCCTAGCATCTGCCTAATTCATGGATGAAGGGAAAGGTCGTTAAATTATTAGGGGAATGGTCGTCAGTAGAACAACCTGTTTGTAAGGGTATAGTTATAAATAGAATAAATACGGTAAACAGTATGAACAATGGCGACTACAGAACGCGGAGTTTTCCTGCATTGGAAGAAAGTGGACCCACTCTCCGATGTCACCAAGAAGCATCCCTCAAGGCGTGGAGGATGTGAGGGTGTGCGAGAAGTGAGGATGACACAATTAGGGACTGATGGAAAGGGGGGCGTGGCTAACAAGCACCAGGACACCAGAGTGGGGGTGGTCAAGACTGACACAGGTACGTCAGTGCTATGTTGACATTGTTGACTGGAAGGTGGTCACTTCAATGTGCTTCTACTTCTGACCCatattatgtacatacattatgGCGCAAATAATTGAAGTTACGTTATATCAAATTTCCCCTCTTCTCTCTCTCTTATTTTTCTGTACAGCTACAGGTGTTGCAACCCTGCATGACCTTTGCCCCCAGGACAAGACCAAGGTTCGAGGGCTAGTGGAGGAGCTGGCGTCAGTGGGACAGGAGAAGGAGGAACTGGAGGCGGCCATTGAGGAGGACAGGAGACAGTTCACACTCCTACTGGACAGACTCAAGATAGAGCATAAAAAGGTACTGAAGaatgcagaatctttgcaacacatgaatagaagtgttgagcactgtggttccttatatggaaccATACCACCCACCATTACGTTCCCATGCTCTGTCTTGAAGTTCACTGCACTCCACTCCCTACACAGGGAAATGCTCATACGTTTAAGTAGTAAACAGACCaaccacagtgtgtacacaaaataagAATGCGTAAcgctctacgcttttactggtgtgttgcaaagattctgcaaactccagtagtGTAGATGAAAATAAGTGCTGAATGATCTATTTTTACATGCGGTACCTACAATACCAAGATAGCTAATTGAATTGGGAAAATCCAGGGGAAtgtacagtggttttccatacagtggttttccataCCTTTGCAGGTTATActccaagagcactgcaaccacaatgtagtgattacctgtgttattttagtccacccacacatcacaaaaatcaatgatGGGTAAAATACTGGCTATTGCAGACTTTTCACACAACTCAAggggttactactctactttcaCAGCACTCCTTCTATATAATGCTTGAGGTCAACAAGCTGCTTTCGGAAATATCCCATTTTGAGCCTAGTAAATACAGGCCCTCCGCtccctatagctatacatacaagttttagctcatatcattttgccacaatgaaccaagcaacaagttagctgagctaccatcagagctaccatcacttcagtcagacaaaatGTGAGACACCTGGAACATTTAGCGgctatttataattatttggcagaATTTAgcgatttttaatttgacgtcttaggctactacagcaattagGTCCACTAATTTGGCAGTTTTAAAATTGCCACAAAAAAAACCAAAACCAAAAAAAACCAAAAACCAGTTACAGTTTGCATTTTGCAGGCCATAACAATGGCTTGTTACTAACAcataacagaagccaaccaaAGTACTATTatttactacattgtggttgcagtgctcttgcagtatagcctgcaaaggtaaggaaaaccactgtacaGGATTTTCCCAATTCTATTAGCTTATCCCAACTCAATCAGCTATTTAAACAGGACTCTTTAGCGCATAAGGGAAACActgacagtgcagcttggccggaatagcgaggtggccgcatttcagaaaatgCTAAAAAACGTCCCTATCTCAATTTTGTGGTTCTGTCTGAGAAGGAATAATGAATGCTCTCTAtataagtgtaatccaattttatctgctaaaccacacccaaaacgtcatatctggccgtaataaaaacctagtttggggccaGTACTGGTCaatatacggaatagcgagtggccgcatttcagggtgagttgCTTGCAGTAAACATCCAGCTAGCAATCTGtaccaaaccaaatggccggtatatcgaggtggccgtacttcagagagccggaataacGAGTATATCGTTTGATGTATTGAATCAAAGCCgcatatagctatatagccaAAAAGTGCAATTTCTAGCTTTTGCTCAATTTTATTTCACAACGAAACTTTTATGAAAATCTGTCTCAAATATaaaaataactagagcactaaagtgcaaaccctcggctggtgacatgacatgattataaagaaaccagaagagtgatgatgcagtgcatgtagcatgtatgactagcacagcaactcaagagcaataaaactaaatcagactggaggcatgctgaaacattgagtggtacatgtcacatgagacatgtactgtggactgggatcacagcaaagaagcctggagtcttagacttagagaggtatatatggctcctgccaggctggagtatataggatccagagtcagccaacaaccagtcacaattttagctttctactatCAATTGTTCCAGgtacggatcacttcagctgcaactacgtaatcaaggccacgtgtagctagctagtgccaacatgcaagttcaagcttttgctcgacaaagaagctttaacatcaaaatctgccactatttaaaccaagatattgttctgtgaaggctatacatgctgtaaacgcagcgctgtggtacccaggtgagtagatatacctgtgacaaacaaacaaacaaacagaccaacggactactatacccgtggccgcccacgcacgCCTCGGGTAATGACTTCTTATGTTTAGGCTATGTTATGTATGGATGCTGTAAATGCAGTTGTATGGCATCCATGGGTAAGCAACTCGATTagagacagacagactacaACTGTGTAAACTGAAACTGATAATTGTATGTGATAATTGTATATTGTATACACTGGCTGGTAGATATGTACCACATGCTTACTATTATGGGTTCTGATCtgttactacatgtagttgctcGCCTATATCCGatataaaagcaaaaactcAAAAACGTACTCACCGAAATTCAAATGACAATCATGGAAATACCGGATATGCTGTAGAtagggatcgaggctaatctgTATGTATAGTCTTACCCATTTGCCTTTGTGAGAAAGTATTTGTGTCTCATcaataaaagagagagagtattATGGACTCGTAGTCTCAGTAACATCAAGGGTGTATAGCTATACACTAGATTCCGCAATACGGAAAAATACTCTGTAAACTTCGAAAAAGTCCGTGTCACTCTTATCTACTAACAGCATATCCGGTATTTCCATGATTGTCATTTCGGTGAGTACGTTGGATAGATGTATTTGATATGTTGCATTAATACTGTAGTAAGTGAGTTTGtgacctaaagcccacccaccacccaataacgcgccctcgtgcaacattcCAAATATTTCACTGTTACATGCACtcgtgctgcatgcatgggcagtAACTGTAATACATGTTACAGCTAAGTCGAAACTAACAACACATTCTTACTGTGTATTAATTGTGTACAATTTCAAGGACAAATACACGTTTATCTTTAATACAATAATCAGTGCACAAATCaagtattaataattatgcatgcatgcagtcggccttcatgcatgattgtatatatacatgtatacttaacAAGACATCTAGTTAAAGTTCAAAAGTCAATACTGTCCAACTGTTGTTTTGTAAGAAAACCGACTGGATCATGGAACATTGTGTGGGAGAGTACCTTGTAAGCAATCAGTACAATCGTTTTCTTTTTTATGGAGCCAAAATATTTCTTTATGATACTTTCTGTGAGCGTCTCATCAACGATAACCACTTTGTAGTGTAGCTCCAATCCGACCACTTTGTCAGGTGCACCATTTTTTCCGGGGACTACTTGCATTCTTTGTCGCTGCTGCCAACGGCTCATTCTCTTTAACTCTTTTCGATCTTTCATAGCTTCAAGAGCTCCAGTGGCCATTTCGATTATTACTTTTGCTCCTTTAACTTTTCCAAAAGTTTTTTCCAGGTCCTCTGTGATTTTTAAGATGTCTCCCAGATTCTCGTACTCCATGATGTCACAACCCTCAATTTTATCAACTGTAGCTTCAACATTTTCAGTGATAGTAGGTGCTATTCCATTAACCTCTGCTTTGATCTCTTCAAACTGTTCGTCAACAACTTTCTTCACTTGAGCCTCACACTCCTGAAGTTTGTCTGGAGATATTGCTTCTGGAGCCGCCTGAACAATAGTGTTAACTACTGTTTTTGATTCACTGCTGCCCATTGTTTTGAAGATAATCAGGTGCTGATTTGCTGTAAATGTCTAAAGACTCTTGGAGTTGGTTTTTATAGCAGGTATATAGAAAGTATAGACTTGTCATGCattccaccgcccacacacagtcacactaTTGGCCACTTATATAACCACAGAGATTAGCTTGTCTGTGTGGGGAAgcgcatgtgcatgtacatgtaccgtatagagggtaattttcgtggagcaaaatattcgtggttgaaggtttgaccacgaatattttactcacgaatgaagcgaccttgcctacctttacctgcagtgcaagcagcaaccacgaaaatattatccacgaaatgacaaaatattgctcaaccacgaatattttgcccccccgaaaattacccgctatacggtagttgctggtagcctctacacaggctctcctttttctttttttctgttctttatcacaatcgttcaataagataaaatactgtattaattgttcaatgagataaaatacggtattaattggaggaataaagaaagaaatagacgtagagttaggaaaaaggagagcctgtatcgggaagtcgcgtgagggtagaagggtggtagaagggtgaaaatgagcgtgggtatgctgagctagagatgttggactgcccacgcagaaatctatgactaataaagcagcaagctggacatggacttggaactggaagtttgcaagcactatagctagctataccttaggcttagctagatgatctactagtaaCTATAGTCTAGATTGAATTTgcaattgtgtgttcagattctatcagactatcattgtgtctttctacatgctatagtctatagtatagatcaagaatagcttagtcatcattatcatatagcaggtatatagctactgccaccagagctggcaacgctggttctctgatctgacttgcagcacagcttggtggttgtctcagtacagtcttattaaaactctgaatgcgtgggagaataccttacgtcacgattgtgggctacatatcgcccacgttcataaaaatccttgtggatcacgcgatttcccaaaccaggccttacttttcttaactgtatgcccatttctttctttgctgcctcactatgtctttcttatgatatggatgaacagtgacaacagcaagaaaaagtaaggcctgggaacgaggctaagttGCTGGTACCAGAAGATCTTCCGCGTTATTTTTTTATTGTAGCCTCCCTCCATTCAGGCATGATTTTACAAAACAATCAGTCTCAGTACTCTGTCTGTTACAAAATAAATGTTTTGATTTTGAAAAATGGCTTGTTTTGGAGGTAAATTTTAGTGCCTGAACTTGTTGAACAATTAAATTATGCATTTTTAAAATGAAGTGTTTGCATGGTTGAAGCTACGGTTTTAATTAACAGTGCTAtcccataataataattttctaTAGGCACTGCATTCGTAGCAGTGTTATAACTGTTAGCTTGACAGTATAGCTGAGGTCTGTTCACAGTACACGGTAGTTGTGTGGAATATCATAACACTGTGTAGAAGGTTAAATTTACTGTCCAAATGTTTGTCATCTCAATAACCGCTATTATATAAATACCTGTATGGTCCATGTATGCTTGCACATTAGAAGCAATATATCTTTATTATCTCTCATCTCACGTCTGTGCCCAGGTACTATCAGAGAAGCAGAGAGTGATGGAAGAGCTCCACTTGTCTCAGCTACAACTACAGCAGTTACACATTTCACTCCCTCACacctccctccctcacacaACCCTTCCTCACACCTCCCTTCCTCACACCTCCCTTCCTCACACCACCCTCCCTCACACCTCCCTTCCTCACACCTCCCTTCCTCACACCACCCTCCCTCACACCTCCCTTCCTCACACCTCCGTCCCTCACACCACCCTCCCTCACacctccctccctcacacCTCCGTCCCTCACACCACCCTCCCTCACACCTCCGTCCCTCACACCACCCTCCCTCACACCTCCGTCCCTCACACCACCCTCCCTCACACCTCCCTTCCTCACACCACACCTCGGGCAAGCTTGCTACATGAAGCTCGTACATCACCTGGCAACAATCACAGGACACCTACGTCCAATCAGATGAAACCCCTATCCAATAATACGATGTCAAAACCTCCACCAAAAAGCACTCCTAATCAAACCAGAACACCTACTGTTTCTGTAACAGTCAATCCAGGTCCTCCAAAACCTGCTCTAACTATTGAAGGGGGATCTAATGTTAATGACAGGGGCAGTAGAGATTGTACCCCTCACAGTGATGATTGGcacaccctccctccctcaaGCCCACAGCCTTATACTGTACCGCTGATACctcatcatatgacatcaagGACTGATCACATGACAGCAACAACAATGAAAGCATCACCCACCACCCCAAAAGacaaaatacatgtaccaacTCCAACTCCTGTGATAacaggtacataattataagtacatttAATATTTAATGCTAGAGCATTATTTTGTACTCATCaaaagggtgtggtcagtctCAGTGTCAGATCCATACCTCTTAATTATCTCATTACATGTGTTGATTCGTACATGGCTGTGCTAATTGTCTAAAGGGTTACTGCTGCTCGGtgatgtttataattattactaaacACTACATGCACTTGTTTTACTGGTACAAAACGTGTACTGCCTCATAATCtgtataacacacacacacacacacacacacacacaggcacacctTCTCGTGACATCTCCACACAAACAATTCAATCAACGGCCACACAAACTCAACACTCACCTGGCCCTCTCACAATCAGCGATCTTGTGACTATGGAAACCACACTACCCCCACCTCCCGTCCAAAATCACTCCTTTGAAAAGGTTAAAGGTCAAACCACCCCTACACTGCCGAGAAACCCTGTATTTAGTATCACGACAAAAGAATCAAGTGGAAACGCAGCCAGCACTAGTCCTATTAAAGATGGCTCACGTAATACTGTAACAGCTACTAAAAGTTTGCTTAACCAAAGTCCTAAAAAGAAGACGATGTATTCTTCAGATATCAGAACTTCTGCTATAAATGTACCTTCAAATAGCGTTGGAAATGATGATACGTCGTCAACTGAACAGCTTGAATCGTTGTTAGCATCCGCTCTACTCAATGCACAGCAGACTTTGAACTCTATACAGACTCTGAGTTACAGTGTGGGACATGAGGGTACAATATCGGTGAAcagtagtgggtgtggcctcagTAGGACCGGAACAAACGAAGCGCTGAGTGCATTAAGTTCGAGAAACGGAAATGCTCTCCATAATAAGAATAATAGAGAGGCTGCATTAGGCCAGTCCGAGTGTGGCGATGGCGCTATAGTGACAAACAGACGTGGTGGGTCAAACAAGATGACTCCTCACTTCCCAAGACAACAATTGGCACGTGATTTTGAATTGTCTGCACTCGATGAGGAGTTAGCTGCTACGCTGAATACCCGGGAAAGTGAACACTCTCAAAATCAACGTACCCGACAAGCCTCAGATACCGAAGCACTCTGTAGCAGTAGTACTGCAGGTGGTGGTGAGGATTTCGAAATTACCGGCTTAGGACATTTATGGAACATTCGTAAAAACAACTTGTCAATTGCTAGAAATTGTCCAAAAAAGAAGTCTTCttctaaacacacacaagagaGATCGCTGTTGAAAGACTCAAGATCGGGTGGTCGATTGAAGACCACGACAGGTGTAGGAGCAGTGACTAGTACACCGTCGTATGTGGGTGGGGGGAACGGAATGATCTCACACCGACTGGAGTCACTGTTAGGGAGCACTATTGAGGGTGAGTGGGTGAGTGCGTGGGTGTAGTGAGCATAAGGGGGTATATTGATGTTGAAAGGTACAACTTTTGCGGTTTTTGCAGATAATtaaagcatgtaccgcgaacatttatacgctgcatgcatgcatgtgccaaCAGGATTTTAATCTGCGAAACATCCTTTGAATTTCTAGCAGtcaaagtttataccctcgaaatatttGTACCTGCTCTAGGGTAGAGGAGGTatacgacacgcgtgccttgatatagcaattagcctctgcaataacattGAGCGTGGGCAGATAATCGAGGCATACCTacgcccacgctcaacgttattgcagaggctaattggTCAATCAAGGCACGCATGTcgtatacctcctctggctatAGGGATAGCTGTGTATGGTAATGGTGGTGCATTGATTGTGTACATCTCTGTGTGGATGCATTTTTGCAATTTTTACTTGATGCTCcttaccacataattattattgcttgaAATACACCACATACACAGACTGCATGGTTAATTAATGGGgctctataaattattatagatattatataattgGACCTGCATGTGTAACTATCAGGCcaccctatatataattagtacatgtacatgcagtcactaGCTGTATTGagacataatataattattcctcCACTCATTTCCTACAGATTCGGATGATGATAGCTGTGTCTCTGAAGTac encodes the following:
- the LOC135335930 gene encoding mucin-17-like, which codes for MATTERGVFLHWKKVDPLSDVTKKHPSRRGGCEGVREVRMTQLGTDGKGGVANKHQDTRVGVVKTDTATGVATLHDLCPQDKTKVRGLVEELASVGQEKEELEAAIEEDRRQFTLLLDRLKIEHKKVLSEKQRVMEELHLSQLQLQQLHISLPHTSLPHTTLPHTSLPHTSLPHTTLPHTSLPHTSLPHTTLPHTSLPHTSVPHTTLPHTSLPHTSVPHTTLPHTSVPHTTLPHTSVPHTTLPHTSLPHTTPRASLLHEARTSPGNNHRTPTSNQMKPLSNNTMSKPPPKSTPNQTRTPTVSVTVNPGPPKPALTIEGGSNVNDRGSRDCTPHSDDWHTLPPSSPQPYTVPLIPHHMTSRTDHMTATTMKASPTTPKDKIHVPTPTPVITGTPSRDISTQTIQSTATQTQHSPGPLTISDLVTMETTLPPPPVQNHSFEKVKGQTTPTLPRNPVFSITTKESSGNAASTSPIKDGSRNTVTATKSLLNQSPKKKTMYSSDIRTSAINVPSNSVGNDDTSSTEQLESLLASALLNAQQTLNSIQTLSYSVGHEGTISVNSSGCGLSRTGTNEALSALSSRNGNALHNKNNREAALGQSECGDGAIVTNRRGGSNKMTPHFPRQQLARDFELSALDEELAATLNTRESEHSQNQRTRQASDTEALCSSSTAGGGEDFEITGLGHLWNIRKNNLSIARNCPKKKSSSKHTQERSLLKDSRSGGRLKTTTGVGAVTSTPSYVGGGNGMISHRLESLLGSTIEDSDDDSCVSEVLDHAHSLFLRLHSDDYSELDQSSNHDDSSDQSDTVSDDDIIDELFFI